Below is a genomic region from Vitis riparia cultivar Riparia Gloire de Montpellier isolate 1030 chromosome 16, EGFV_Vit.rip_1.0, whole genome shotgun sequence.
tttttgttacagCAATAACAAAACAATCGTATAGCACTTTTCCACTTCTCCTTCTGCTCTAACTCGACAAACACCATCCTCTTTATCTTTCCCACAATCCCAAACCAAACTGCCCCACCCCCCACCCATCTCTCTCCTCTTCCTTCTTGGGGGTTGGTGCTGTTAACTTCATAATgacatttttcatataaatcaGATTAAACTTTACATGAgcaaaaggataatcttgaaAATGAGATCATGAAATAAATGCCCTTTACACAAGATAAAGCAATAAGCAATTAGGAAAACATGGAGAACAAAAGGACATAAAAGATTGCAAGCATACCGAAAGAGTGTTCCCATAAATCTTGTCTGTGATGGTTTCAGGTGCAGGTTGTCCACTGCTGTAATTAAACTgggaaatgaaaaatgaaaacaacagCATTTTCAGTCAGAAAATTTTAACTAGAGAATTGCAAATAATTTGATCCAGTCATTGGATGCAAAATATATCTACACAGCAGGATTATGCTGGGCAATATGAATCAGAACTTATAAATTTCCAcaacaatattaatatatatatatatatatatatatatcccatTAGGTTCAGTAACTATTGCAGTGTAATTGTAAACCAAAAAACTGctgagaatttaaaataattatgcaaaggacactatataaatatgagCATTAACATTCACCTTGATGCCCCAATCATATTCAGGCCCACCAGGATTATGGCTTGCACTCATTATAAAACCTCCATTGGCctgaaaaattatttggttttaattgtgTTATAAAAGAACAAGGCAGATGAGTATGGATTTAAAATAAGGTGCCAGATGCAGAAAGCTAGGAACAAGGAGAGGAATATGCTTTGCCTTTTGCTTCCGGATTACAGCAGAAACAGCTGGAGTTGACATGATGCCTTCCCTGAAATGATGAAATTTCCTCTTAATTTCCATAATAGAAACTCAACCAGATTGAGAATTCAAGAAAATACTGCTCTGCCAATTCAAACTGCTCACAGTATCATATGTAACACAAGCAGTCGAAGAGACAACCAATAACATAGCACAAGTAGTTGAAGACAATTAAATTAAGACCCCAAATGGATTCACTACAACACTAATAACATAGGGACATGCATCCTTTTCTTCACGAGGAAATGAAATGCCAAGGCAGTCCAAGATTGTGTAAACTGGATAGTTTCTGGTGGGATCTCAATCTTAAGGAGTTCCTTCTCTTCacttatttagttattttcttattattaacaatttaatcaagtaaaaaatatgagaataatCAGAAACAACCAATCTGTTTAACTCAAAAAATACATTCATCTTTCCAAGTTGAATTGAAAGATAGAACACATACCCAGGGTTACTGAAACTTAAGTTCAAAAAGGACAGAAGTTTTTTTATATGGTGGATTCAACTTTGGGGGATGTGCAGTACTTTCTTCTAGAATTAGAGGaattttactaattaaattaaggtgattttgctgtttttttttttggggcgGGGGGTGCGGTGTCGTCGGGACTTCTTTTTGAAGGGTGGTTTTGTATTTGGACAAACAGTCGTAAGAGTCTTGCCATGAGGAGGATTGCAAGGTTTTTGACATTTCCATATTGGAAGAATACAAGTCAGATATCAGCATGAAGCATTTTCTCACATCTCTTGTCAGACAATATTCCTATTTTGTATGATTTTGGGGGTTTGAAATGGAGAAGGAATCCAACCAATTTTGAGAAATTGTCAAGCAAGGATGAGGGTTTTGTCAAAAAATTTGGGATTGTGGGAAAGTACTAGAATGAATGCGTCTCTTAGTTACATACGTCTCTTAGTTACATTCTAACCGAGACATTGATGGCGCTAAAAGGAGAATTAAGGGCATGTTTGGGTATTCCAAATGGATTAGGAATAGTTACTCTTGGGAATAAAAGATGTAAATGAAAAACTATTCCTATTTGGCTGTTGGTTTATGATGGATTCAATCTAATGTTTAGTCTTAAtatagtttttttcttcttttttttttttaatttgaaaatttatcatcTCTAGAagttcttttcaaaaatttcttgTAATAGAAATCCAATAAAATCTACTCAAGAAACTCCCAAACTTTGTGACAACCAAAATGAGAATATGACCATCATCTTGTCTCTCTCCAGGGAAGATAATCAAGATTGCATAAAATGTTGttttatgaaaagagaaaatggtTGAAGACCTTGTCTTTCAAATGGTCTTATTTTCTATAGGATGAAAGGTTCAAAAGGTGATTAAGTTGAAGAATAAGGTTTCAcgggaataattttctttcattgagattattcttttataggGTTTACAACATATACATatccttcaaattaggaaactaaatcactgattaaaaggaaagaataactcctgacaattactttcctaaaaatacaaagattgacaactaataaataatttacagctttacaaagttatttctttccatatcagtttcggttttccaacactccccctcaagctggctTAAAGATATCTTCCATAGCCAGCTTGCCAACTAGAACATCGAATTGCCTCTTGTGTAGTCCTTTGGTGAAGACATCAACCACTTGTTCCTCAGTAGGGATATAGGTCATACAGACCAATCCGTTGTCTATcttctctttaatgaaatgCTTATTCACTTCCACATGTTTGGTGCGGTCATGGAGAACCGGATTGTGAGCTACTGAAATTGctgccttgttgtcacaatacaaCTTCATAGAAGATGAACATGTCATCTTTAACTCTTCCAGTAATCTTCTTATCCACATAATCTCACAAATACCATGAGCTACAGCTATAAACTCAGCCTCAGCACTACTTCTAGCAACCACGCTCTGTTTTTTACTTCGCCACGTAACCAAGTTGCCACCTACAAATGAACAGTACCCAGAGGTGGACCTTCGATCCACTATGCTTCCAGCCCAGTTTGCATTGGTGTAGGTTTCAATTTGTAGGTGTCCTCGTGACTTGAACAGAAGACCTCTACCTGGTGTCCCCTTTAGATACCTTAGAATCCTGtaaacaacttcaaaatgcTCTGGTCCAGGCGCATGCATAAACTAACTAACCATACTCACTAAGAATGTTATGTCAAGGCGTGTATGGGATAGGTAAATCAATCTCCCAACAAGTCTCTGATAACGATCCCGGTCCTTCACATTCTTGGCTTGTTGCAGTTTTACATTCAGCTCTATAGGTGTTTCAGCAGGCTTACATCGTAACATACCTGTCTCATCAAAAAGATCAAGAACATACTTCCGTTGATTTACAAAGATACCTTCTTTGGACCTAGCAAACtccatcccaagaaagtattttaatgCCCCCAGGtccttaatctcaaattcctCAGCAAGTTTCCCCTTCAGCTTCTCTAGTTCATTGCAATCATCCCCAGTTAACACAATATCGTCAACATACACAATTAAGATGGCTACTTTACCTTCATTTGAATGTCTGTAGAACATCGTGTGATCAGTTTGACTTGAGTATATCCATAATGCTTTATTACTTTGCCAAAACGctcaaaccaagctctaggCGACTGCTTAAGTCCGTATaaggacttcttcaatttgcacactttcccaacttcaaaactttcttcaaaacctGGTGGAGGACTCATGAACACTTCCTCCTCCAGGTCTCCATTAagaaaggcatttttaacatccaatTGGTGTAAAGGCCAATTGGAATTTACTGCAAGGGACAACAAAACTCTAATCAAGTTTATTTTAGCTACAGGGACGAAAGTCTCTTagtagtctatcccataggttTGAGTAAAACCCTTTGCCACAAGTCCGGCTTTGTATCTCTCAACACTTCCGTCTACTTTACTCTTTATTGTAAACACCCATTTGCACcttacaacttttttttcccttggcaAATCTACAACCTCCCAAGTGCCATTCTTTTTTAAGGCATTCATTTCCTCAAACACTGCCAATTTCCAACTCGGTTCATCTAGTGCTTCTTGAATATTTCTAGGTAccacaagttttgaaatatttgtagtGAATGCTCTATAGTTGTCAGAAAGGTTACTATAGGAGATATATTTGGCAATGGGATGTTTAATGCAGGCTCGGGTTCCCTTTTTAAGAGCAATAGGGAGATCAAGGTCAAGGTCCTGTGCAGGAACAATTGGGGCTAATCCTAAACCGGGTTCGGGTGCAGATATTTCTGGACTTGGACCAAAGTGTGATGGTAAACTTAAATCAGtaacagaagaagaagaagtatgTATATGAGTAGGAATAGAAGGAGAGTTACCTGAGACATTTAGAGAGCCATTGCCCAAGGCTTTCGGTTGACCATGTGCTAGGATGATCGGCTGGTCTTTACTTCTTCCAAGGActttttttcttgaataaacCACAAGCTCaagattgtttctattttttttcattcgtaGTATTTCTTCTTCTGATAGACCAATTTCAGATTCGGATTCAGTAGGcttaatttccttattttctctttcaagAGAGATATCAAGAATTACATTAGGCAAAGGTTCaacaatttcccaaaaatttgGTTCTACTAATTTCTCCCCCTGAAgtaaatttttggtaaaatatgggACATTTTCCATAAAGGAAACATCCATAGTTGTGTAAAAACGTTTTGTAAGGGGATTAAAACATTTGTAACCCTTTTTATTAGAAGTATATCctacaaaaacacatttttctacTCTTGGGTGTAACTTAGATCTTGACCTTTTTGGAATGTGTACATATGCAGtgcaaccaaatattttcaaggGTAATTCGGAATTAATTCGAGATTCTGGAAATACCTTTTTCAAGCACTCCAAAGGAGTGGTATACTGCAAAATTTTTGTAGGCATCCTGTTGATTAGATATGAAGCAGTTAGTATGGCATCCCCCCATAAGTATGTTGGAATATTCATGTAAAACATCATAATCCGTGCTACTTCTAACAAGTGTTTATTTTTACGTTCAGCTATTCCATTCTGTTCAAGGGTATCAAAACACGAGGATTGATGTAAAATTTCTTTCTCGTTTGAAAAGGTttccaaaactttattaaaGTACTCAGTCCCATTATCAGATCTCAAAAtactgatttttgtttgaaattggttttcaatcgttctgtaaaattctttaaaaatcctTTCGACTTCAGATTTTTCCCTCATTAAATATACCCAACAAAGACGTGTATGGTCGtctataaaggtcacaaaccattttttttcctgaaattgTGGTTACTTttgaaggtccccaaacatcactgtgaaaaaaataaaatggttttgatgTATAGTAGGGTTTTGGAATGTAAGTTTTTCGTTGGCTCTTTGCCAATAAACAACTTTcacattgaaatgaaaaaggatCAACCTTTTGAAATAACACtggaaataaatgttttaaataagagaaactagGATGGCCTAATCTGCAATGCCAAACCATTATTTGATCACGAATAGAAAGAGAACTAATACTACTTAGTCCTTGAGCAATTTTATTACTAGGTAAATTATCCTCGAAATAATAGAGACCACTGATCATCCTAAcactgccaatcgtcttccccgagCTCTGGTCCTGAAAAATACAATGGGATTCATAGAAGATAACACAACAATTAGAATCTCTAGATAATTTACTAACAGACAAGAGATTACAAGTAAGTTTAGGAACATGAAGaatagatttaagatctatTCCCTCAGAGATTTTTATTAGACCTTTTCCTGCAATAGGTGAGAAATTACCATCAGCTATCCGAACCTTTTTATTTCTAGGACACGGTGAATAGGATTCAAACATGTTTGAGGAATTGGTCATGTGGTCGAATTCTCCAGAATCGATTATCCATGGAGTAGATTTAAAACGACAAGATAGAGCATATAATTCATTACCTGTGTGTGCCAAAGAAACACTAGAAGTACCGGATGTCAAGTTGGATTTCAGCAGTGCAAGAAGATGCTCCATTTGCTTAGTGGTGAAGGGGATGGTTTCAGCCTCATTAGCAGTAGGAATAATGGCTCGGCCTGGTTTGTCACctgtttttcctttccaatttgCAGGTTTCCCATGGATTTTCCAACAATTCTCACAAGTATGGcgaggtttgttgcaaaaatcacACCAAACCCATGGTCTTTCATCTGATTTGTGCTGAAACGCAACAGCTTTATTATAGCCTCCACCCGTGGTAACCAAGGCTGAACCTTCAATAGCAACTCCAGGTCCCTTCTTGCCCAGCATCACATTCCTCCGACTCTCTTCTcttctaatttttgaaaaaacttcaCCAATTGAAGGCAGGGGTTGTCTTCCAATGATTCTCCCCCTTACCTCATCAAACTCGACATTAAGGCCAACCAAGAACTTGAAGATCCGATTGTCTTCCATGCTCTTCTTATGATGAAGTCCATCCTCGGCAGATTTCCACTCATAGGTGTTGAAGAGGTCAAGGTCTTGCCAGATCCGCTTCAAGTAGTTGAAGTACTTTGTGACGTTGTCCTCCCCTTGTCGTATCTCACCAAGTTTGAGGGTTAATTCAAAAATCTGTGATTGATTCCCTAAATCAGAATACATCTGATTTACATTCTCCCACAACTCTTGTGCTGTTGGATAACACATGTAATTAGAGCTAATGTCTTATTCCATAGAATTCACAAGCCATGTCATCACCATGGAATTCTCAGCATCCCATATGGCATAGTTCGGATCATCCACTGCAGGAGCCTTCTTTTCACCCATCAGGTAACCCATCTTTCCACGTCCTCTGATGTACATCCGAACTGATTGAGACCATCTCAGAAAGTTGTCACCATTCAAGCGAATTGTGGTGATTTGGACAAAGTGAGATTCTGAGGTGGTAGgactgatttttgaaaaatcagtGATGATGGGATTGTTCAGAGAAGGTTGAGGAACAGTAGTGGACTCGTTTGAAATATCCGACATGGTTTTAGAGAACAGGgattgaaagagaggaagaaggaGGATTTCGGCAAGCAAATtgctagctctgataccaagttGAAGAATAGGGTTCCACatgaataattttctttcattgagattattcttttatagagtttacagcatatacaaatccttcaaattaggaaactaaatcactgattaaaaggaaagaataactcctaacaattactttcctaaaaatacaaagattgacaactaataaataatttacagttttacaaagttatttctttccatatcaGTTTCAGTTTTCCAACAAATTAGCTAGGAAGGCATTTTCAAGAGAACATCGGCTTTGAAGGAGTTAAATGGTGAAAAGATTGAAGGTTCAAATGGTTTTTCTATGAGATTAGTGCGATCTATCATGGGTTCGAGGACAAGAATGTCATGAGGATTGCCAAGGCTTTCCATTAGATAGGTGACGCAAGTTtgaacaaccaaataaaaaataaaaataaaaccttattgAAGTAAGAATAAGcaaaattggttttattttgagTCTCATCAATTGTTTATAAGTGTCAAACACTGGTTATCATATTTATGAGAGTCTAAAAGGTCACATAACAGAGTATTGAAAAAGAttatttaagttgttttttttttttttttgataggtaaataaaaatatattaaaagcgcttgCAAAACAGCACATCGGAGTACATACGAAGTATACAAGGACAGGCCACAAGGCAAGCAAGAGGGGAGAGAAGAAGCAAAAAACCTAGCACCCTACACAATAACCCCCCAGAAACCTCATACAGCAGAAGAAACAAAACAACTCCCTCAAATGGGCCTCTACAACAGCCCCAACAAAGTTTTGGGTATGAGAAGGCCCGTGGTTGCCCAAAGAAAGAGGCCCAATCTCCAACCCACCCATACCACCTGCAACACTGGGCCCCACCACTCCAGTTGTACTCCTCTCCCTTCATTCCTACTCCTCCCCTACTTTTACAGCCTTTGACCAACTTAAAGTTGTTTCTCCCCCTATCTAAGAAACACTGCCAAAATTCTACAACACGATGCCACCTGTAGGATGTGCAAGCTACCTTTTCTCTCCTACTCTCTCACAGGCGCATGGACCACCCTCCACTTCTTCCCTGTCCTCCTAACCATAAGGCCCGCTACAGTTGTTGCTTGAAGTATCCATAGAAACCCAAGATGGAGCTTCCCACCACAACTGAACCAAAAAACCGAAGCAACCCAGATCTACTTGCAGAGAACCGGGCAAGACTCTTCCATCATACTTGACCAAAATCCACGCCCATTAAAGATGAGACAAGAGCGCAGTGTCCTCATCCATTGTGAAAAAGCCCCCACAACGGTCCCctaattttttaaacacctccCAACCCCACAAGTGCAGCGGAAGTCCCAGCACCCTCACCCAAAGTTCCTTAAGAGACCCCCCTTTATGAAGACACCCTACCTCAGGATGCCATCTTTCAAGGTGCAAAAAATTCTCCTTGAACCTTCTAACCCCTCTAACGAGCAGCCTTTCTGCCTCAGAGCTTTCATCAAAGTCAAACAAAAGTAATGCTCCCCCAAAAGCTGAAATCTTCACCCCTCCTCTCAACAACTAGAGACTCAACACAGTTTTTCaaccaagaaaaatcaagaagttGGTTTGACGACTCCTCAAACCGACCTACCAAACACTTCCTCAACTTTTCCTCCCTACAACTCACCTCACCCTCCTCCAACTGAAATCGAACGACATCTCCCACCACCCTTAGATCCTTCCTGACCACTACTGCAAAGGACCCAACAGCAATCCCTTCCTTGGGGATACTCTTCACCTCAACAGAGGAGCCCAACTCCTTAACCTCTGAAAAGGGAATAATGCCTAAATAATGAAGCTTCTCATCCAGGACAACCCAACCCCAAGATGACCCCTCCCTTCAAGGAAGATTAATGAAAACCTTTTCACCTCCTCCGTCACAACAGCACAGAACAAAAACCTCCCTGCCTCATTCGAATGCCTCTCCAACTTGAACTTTCTCCCACCCTCCTCCCAAGACTTATTCCACCTTGCCAAGACTTCATCTCTACAGCAAAATTCCACCCCTTCCAAAAGACATCAAAAGCTCAAATCCCCGAACCTAATCCAGGATGAAAAGCCTTTCCCTCTTTCCTCAATGATACCTCTCAACTTCCCTCCTACCGCCTCTACAGAAATATCAAAGGACCTAGAGTCCACAGCAAACCAACACCGCCCTCCACGTGCCAACATGCCTTCCACTCCGGCAGCCCCTTGAAAACTCCTCCATCCTCACTCTAGTTGCCTAAACTCAAACATATACTCTGCATACATCTCTAAAAGGATTTAAAAGATGAAAATCCCCTTATCTCCAAAGATTCAAGAAGACAATTCCTAAGGTTATTGTTGGCATCATGCATCATTCCATTAGCTATAGACTACTGTGGTTGCTTTAATGAGCTCAAACAAGTGATACCTAAATGTCCTCCTAATAACTTAAACATCTTATTAGGAAGACATTTAGGTATCACTTGTTTGAGATCATTAAAGCAACCACAGTAGTCTATAGCTAATGGAATGATGCATGATGCCAACAATAAGACAATTCTTATTGGAATGATTCAAGAAGACAATTCCTATGGTTATTGTTGGCATCGTGCATCGTTCCATTAGCTATAGACTACTATGGTTGCTTTAATGAGCTCAAACGAGTGATACCTAAATGTCCTCCTAATAAGATTGTTTAAGTTATTAAGAGGACATTTAGGAATCACTTGTTTGAGCTCATTAAAGCAACCAAACCTTTTAATGCAAACAAGTACAGAATTGGTAGCTTGGTGTTCAGTCAGTAGAAATAAATCAACACAATTCCAAAAACCAATAACAATTAATTTAAGTCaaatacaacaattttttcatttcaaaaaaaGGTTCCAATGGTTCTATCCATTgcgtaactttttttttttttttgataaattaatgtGATTGTTGAGAGTGGGATTTGAACCCATGAACTATAAACTACCATATCTCAGTTGaagataatgaagaaaatggttATATTAACTGCACTCTGTTAAAGGGGACAATGGGGCATAGTTGTATACTCACTTGCcaactaatatttttccaacGCCATTCCCTGCCGCAATTTTGATAATTATCTGCATTTTGAATACAAACAACAGCAACATTCAGGAATAATACAGACTTACAACAACtgtaatttaggaaatatgaTAAAGAAAGACCTGTGCAGCTTCCCGGTTGAAATATCGGCCATCACCGCCTAAAACCAACACCCCATCCTTGTAATCCTCAGGTGGCAATGAATTGAACAGCGCCTATAAATCCAAAACCCTCATCTTTATCAAGCCCAAATTGCATAAACCCCATAACATCAATTCCAAattcaaaattacaaaaacaCAATAATTCAAACCTGAATCCAATTCGCAAGgtaattttcttctataaaaactTTAACCTACGAAGAAAGAGAAACAGAACCATCATAAAgcattataataaataaataaataaaaattatatcttcaatattatttttcccAATTAATAGCAGACGCTCCATTCAACTTAAGATAACACAACTATTTGCATCATACAGCAGAAAAATTAGAAACccacaattttcttttcatccagGTTCTCAGCAAATTcaatagaaacaaaaaagacACCTTCTTTCGTAGACCGCTGGTTCCAGTCTTTTGGCCTTCAATCGGCTTTGTGGGCATCGATATGATCTGAAAAACAGAGAacccacaaaaagaaaaatcaaaccaaCATCATAtcacacaaaaacaaaaacatttaaaaaaaaaaaaaaaaaaaaaaaccaccttgATGGTCTGAGAGTTGGCAGTGGAGGTGGAAGGCGCAGAAGAAGAGGCTTTAACGGAGAGTCTTCTGATAGGAAACTTGcgagagagaagagaaagagaagcgAAGTGGCGATTGGAGAAAGAGGCATTGGGTAGTGGAGTGAGTTTGAGGGTTGAAAAGAAGACACTATCCATCTTGAtgatttggttttctttggctTTGCTTCTCTCTTTCTCAGTTTGCCTGTGTTCCCTAGTTTGGAGAGCGAGAAAGTGAGGAAAATTGAGTGAAGGAGTACCAGAATCGGAGAAAGTACACTAGCGGCCACAGGTCTCAAGGAACGCTTATCTACACAGCTTCTCCAACCCGTGAACTGCTTTCCAATCCTccaattacatttttttttttctttttttataagttttgtgtattttaagggttttttttcttcttttg
It encodes:
- the LOC117933643 gene encoding uncharacterized protein LOC117933643, producing MCYPTAQELWENVNQMYSDLGNQSQIFELTLKLGEIRQGEDNVTKYFNYLKRIWQDLDLFNTYEWKSAEDGLHHKKSMEDNRIFKFLVGLNVEFDEVRGRIIGRQPLPSIGEVFSKIRREESRRNVMLGKKGPGVAIEGSALVTTGGGYNKAVAFQHKSDERPWVWCDFCNKPRHTCENCWKIHGKPANWKGKTGDKPGRAIIPTANEAETIPFTTKQMEHLLALLKSNLTSGTSSVSLAHTGPELGEDDWQC